In Phoenix dactylifera cultivar Barhee BC4 unplaced genomic scaffold, palm_55x_up_171113_PBpolish2nd_filt_p 000892F, whole genome shotgun sequence, a genomic segment contains:
- the LOC120107527 gene encoding phytosulfokine receptor 1-like codes for MKYLSLMLPMYPLFCVMFFIFLYSQPCASSFKNLSCNSDDLRALEAFSNGLDSRIDGWKFHDAPAANCCSWPGVRCALFSVFSSPSSINSTNPSLRVVGLDLGSKELKGLLLNSVSGLDQLSFLNLSHNSLRGTVPPELFHLRRLEVLDLNSNDFTGDLGQGISNLTSLSYLDVSFNQFTGFIPDSFHGLQRLESFSAESNSLEGRLPNSLSSCSMLRLLNLRNNSLDGNIDLNFTSLVHLVVLNLGSNHFSGHIPKSLSSCRALEVLNFGMNNLHGTIPISFRNLQALSLLSVTNSRLSNISVGLQTLQECQNLTVLALTKNFYGEELPNNGIQGFHSLQALAIDVCALTGSIPSWLANIKELSFLDLSWNHLTGGIPLCFGSLDSLFYLDLSNNSLTGEIPMSLTKLKTLNSDSLSNNGSSSYDIPYFYWKNPPRTLRYKQYKNLPPTVDLSNNMMDGTIWKEIGNLRLLQVLDLSNNNFTGSIPDELSGLRNLETLDLSFNGLSGTIPVSLVNLTFLSSFDVAHNHLQGQIPKGGQFSTFSSSSFEGNPGLCGEFFLVCNPTSKPPKEEENDIEESNFVLEGLPLALGFISGLLLIVILVILPLLKQG; via the coding sequence ATGAAATATCTCTCGCTGATGCTCCCTATGTATCCTCTCTTCTGTGTCATGTTCTTTATATTTCTCTATTCCCAACCTTGTGCTTCCAGTTTCAAAAATCTCAGCTGCAATTCTGATGATCTGAGAGCACTAGAGGCTTTCTCAAATGGTCTTGATTCGAGGATCGATGGGTGGAAATTTCATGATGCTCCTGCTGCAAACTGTTGCAGTTGGCCTGGGGTGCGCTGTGCTTTGTTCTCAGTTTTCTCCTCCCCGTCCTCAATAAATTCTACCAATCCAAGCTTAAGGGTCGTCGGTTTGGATCTCGGAAGCAAGGAGCTGAAAGGGCTTCTCCTGAATTCTGTGTCAGGTTTGGATCAGTTGAGCTTCCTCAACCTCTCCCATAACTCCCTACGAGGCACTGTCCCTCCAGAGTTGTTTCATTTACGGCGGTTGGAGGTGCTGGACCTGAACAGCAACGACTTCACCGGTGACCTGGGTCAAGGTATCAGTAACCTTACAAGCTTGTCCTACCTCGAcgtctccttcaatcaattcaCCGGATTCATTCCGGATTCATTTCATGGCCTTCAGAGGCTGGAGAGTTTCTCCGCTGAATCCAACTCTTTGGAAGGTCGATTACCAAATTCACTCTCATCTTGCTCGATGCTTAGGTTGCTCAATCTGAGGAATAATTCTCTTGATGGCAATATTGACCTTAATTTCACTAGTTTGGTTCATCTAGTTGTTCTCAATCTCGGATCTAATCATTTTTCCGGTCATATCCCGAAGAGTTTGTCTTCATGCAGAGCTTTGGAGGTTCTAAACTTTGGTATGAATAATCTCCATGGAACAATTCCCATAAGTTTTAGGAACCTACAAGCTCTCTCCCTTCTGTCCGTAACAAATAGCAGACTTTCCAATATTTCGGTGGGATTGCAAACGCTACAGGAGTGTCAGAATCTAACGGTCCTTGCCCTTACAAAGAACTTTTATGGAGAAGAGTTGCCTAATAACGGAATTCAAGGATTTCACAGCTTGCAAGCTCTGGCTATAGACGTTTGTGCTCTCACTGGTTCGATTCCCTCGTGGTTAGCGAATATCAAAGAGTTGAGTTTCCTAGATTTGTCTTGGAATCACTTGACTGGAGGCATTCCATTGTGTTTTGGGAGCCTGGATTCTCTGTTTTACCTGGACCTGTCAAATAATTCACTCACTGGCGAGATTCCTATGAGCTTAACGAAACTAAAAACCCTCAATTCTGATTCTCTTTCAAACAATGGGTCTTCTTCATATGACATCCCCTATTTTTATTGGAAAAATCCACCACGTACCCTGCGGTATAAACAATATAAAAACCTCCCCCCAACCGTGGATTTGAGCAATAATATGATGGATGGAACAATCTGGAAGGAGATTGGCAACTTGAGGCTTCTTCAGGTGCTTGACCTGAGCAACAACAACTTTACAGGTTCTATTCCTGATGAATTGTCGGGCCTTCGGAATTTAGAGACATTGGACTTGTCTTTCAATGGTTTATCAGGGACAATACCTGTCTCCCTTGTCAACCTTACGTTTCTATCTTCGTTCGATGTTGCTCACAACCACTTGCAGGGCCAAATTCCCAAGGGAGGTCAGTTTTCAACCTTCTCGAGTTCGAGCTTCGAAGGGAATCCTGGTCTCTGTGGTGAATTTTTCCTAGTTTGCAACCCCACTTCAAAGCCTCCCAAGGAGGAGGAAAATGACATAGAAGAAAGTAATTTTGTTCTCGAAGGACTGCCTCTTGCATTGGGATTCATATCTGGCCTTCTCCTGATAGTAATCCTCGTTATTCTGCCGTTACTGAAACAGGGTTGA